The sequence TGGTTGGCGGTGCGTTCGACCGTTCGCCCCTGTGCATCGAGGATTTCCACTGAAAGGTTATGGCTGCCACGATCAATGTTGTTCAGCGGGAACACCGGACTCAGACCTGGTTCGCCGGTGGCCTGTCCATCCAGCAACAGCCGGTAGCGATGGCCTTTTTGCAGGCCCGGCTCGCTGGTGACGCTGACGATGATTTCGCCGGCACTGCTGCGAATCGTGGCATCGGGCTCGGGCACCAGAATGCGCAGCATGTCGTAGTGGAAGGGCGGCTGTTCCGGGGATTTTTTCGCCGTGGAAATCGGCGCAGCGGCGCTGGGATTGGCCGACATGCGATTGCTGGTCGCGATGGGCACCCGTTTGGCGTTGCCGCGGGGCTGGTCGGTGTAGACACGATTGCCCTGAGCATCGGTATAGGTGAAGACCTCGGCTGAGGCCAGCAGCGTCATCAGCGCCAACACGACGAACAAACATGCGCGGATCATGGCTTGTGCACCCGCTGCACGCTGAGAGGTACTGGTGGGCTCTGCTGGATGATCGTCTGTCCGTCGATCACCTGCACCGCGAGGCGATGTTCGCCGCGATCGACGTTCACCAGTTGCAGGATCGGCACGTTGCTCGGCTGACCGTAAGGCTCATCGTCCAATACCAGCCTCAACTGATGCGGCGGCTGTAGGCGCGGCTTGATCAGCACTTGGACGGTGAAGGTGCCGTTATTGGCGCGCAGGGCTTCTTCAGTTGGCAGGCCGGCCAGTTCAAGAATGTCGTAGGCGTTGCGCGCAGGCTCACGGTTGGCGGTTTCGGGCGCGGGTGATGCGCTGGGTGCCTGCGGCTCGACACGATTGAGCGGCGGTAACTCCACTGGCTGCGCCTGCACGCCATCGGGCGAGTGATCGCTGTACACCGTGTTGCCGTTGGCGTCGGTGTACTTGTAGATCTGCGCGGCGGCGGGCAGGGCGATCAGCAGCAGAATGTAGAGAAAGGTGCGACCCATGAAATCGACCGGGATTGAAAGCGATGGGGTGCAGCATAGGCCAGACGCGGTGGTTGGCCCAACCCGGTAAACATTCAGAGATCATTCAGACACCACAAATCCCCTGTAGGAGTGAGCCTGCTCGCGATGGCGTAGTGTCAGTCAGCATCACCTTCAATGATCCACCGCTATCGCGAGCAGGCTCACTCCTACAGGGATTTGCGTCGAGCCATAAATCGCAATAAAAAAGGCCTCCCGAAGGAGGCCTCTTTCACTCACGCCACGTAACGCGGCGCTACCGGATCAGCAGCTGTAGTACAGCTCATATTCCAGTGGGTGTACGAAGGTGCGAACCTTGATTTCTTCTTCCGATTTCAGCGCGATGTAAGCGTCGATGAAGTCGTCGGAGAACACGCCGCCCTTGGTCAGGAACGCGCGGCCCTTGTCCAGCTCTTCCAGGGCTTCTTTCAGGCTGCCGCAAACTTGTGGGATCTCTTTCGCTTCTTCAGGCGGCAGGTCGTACAGGTTTTTGTCGGCAGCGTCGCCTGGGTGGATCTTGTTCTGGATGCCGTCCAGACCAGCCATCAGCAGTGCTGCGAAGGCCAGGTACGGGTTGGCAGCCGGATCCGGGAAGCGTGCTTCGATACGGCGGGCTTTCGGGCTCGACACGTAAGGAATACGGATCGAAGCGGAACGGTTGCGAGCCGAGTAGGCCAGCATTACCGGAGCTTCGAAGCCTGGCACCAGACGCTTGTAGGAGTTGGTCGCCGGGTTGGTGAAGCCGTTCAGGGCCTTACCGTGTTTGATGATGCCGCCGATGAAGTACAGAGCGGTATCGGACAGGCCGGCATAGCCTTCACCTGCGAAGGTGTTCTTGCCGTCTTTCCAGATCGACATGTGTACGTGCATGCCCGAACCGTTGTCGCCGTACAGTGGCTTCGGCATGAAGGTCGCGGTGCGGCCGTAAGCGTCAGCAACGTTGTGCACAACGTACTTCAGGGTTTGGGTTTCGTCGGCTTTCTTCACCAGGGTGTTGAACTTGACGCCGATTTCGTTCTGGCCGGCAGTCGCCACTTCGTGGTGGTGAACTTCAACGGTCAGGCCCATTTCTTCCAATGCGTTGCACATGGAGGTACGGATTTCGTGGTCGTGGTCGAACGGTGGCACCGGGAAGTAGCCGCCTTTGACGCCTGGACGGTGACCTTTGTTGCCGCCTTCGATGTCCTGGTCGGACATCCACGAACCTTGCTCGGAGTAGATCTTGAACATCGAGCCGGAGATGTCCGACTTGAATTTCACCGAGTCAAAGATGAAGAACTCAGGCTCTGGACCAGCGAACACGGTGTCACCGATACCGGTGGCTTTCAGGTGTTCTTCAGCACGCTTGGCGATCGCACGTGGGTCGCGGTCGTAGCCTTGCATGCTCGAAGGTTCGATGATGTCGCACACCAGGATCAGGGTGGCGTCTTCGGTGAACGGGTCGAGAACGGCAGTTTCGTCAACCGGCATCAGGATCATGTCGGAGGCTTCGATGCCTTTCCAGCCAGCGATGGAGGAACCGTCGAACATCTTGCCGACTTCGAAGAAGTCTTCATCCAGCGCATCGCGAGCCGGCATGGTCACGTGGTGCTGAGTGCCTTTGGTGTCCGTGAAGCGCAGATCAATCCACTTGACGTCATGATCTTTGATGAGTTGAACCGTCTTCGACATATGTCCTCCGGGTGGCTTCGGGCTTGGTAGTGGATGCCCTTGAATTTGGGTGATGCCGGCGCGAATACTCTGCCAAGGCAACCTGCCTCACAAGGGAGCAAATTGCATGCCAGTGCCCCAGCATGGGTTTTTTGCCCCAGATTCACGCTTATTAAGGTGCAAAGCGCCTGAATGCGGAAAATCTCGCCCTTTAATGTAGCGTCGTAAAACGAAAATGACCTGTTTTGGTGCGTGCAAAACCTTCTGCACATTAACTGGTTAAACCTTGAGCAATTTCCGCTATAATCCGCGCCCCCCTTTTTCGGCTGGCCGTTCGCGCGCTGTTTTCATGAAACTAATCGTAAAAGTCTTCCCCGAGATCACCATCAAAAGCCGACCTGTCCGGACGAAGTTCATCCGCCAGCTGGCCAAGAACATCCGCACCGTGCTCCGCGACCTGGACCCGGCCGTGGTGGTGAACGGTGTGTGGGACAATCTCGAGCTGGAAACCCGCGTTACCGACCCCAAAGCCTTGAAAGAGATGGGTGAGCGCCTGACCTGCATGCCGGGCATCGCGCACTTCCTGCAGATCGACGAGTACCCGCTGGGCGACTTCGACGACATCACCGAGAAGTGCAAACAGCACTACGGCGATGCACTGGCCGGGAAGATTTTCTCGGTGCGCTGCAAGCGTGCCGGCAAGCACACCTTCAGCTCGATGGACGTCGAAAAATACGTCGGCAGCAAGCTGCGCCGTGAGTGCGGTGCCGCCGGTATCGACCTGAAAGCGCCGGAAATCGAAGTCCGTATCGAAGTTCGCGACAAACGGTTGTTCGTCATTCACAGCCAGCACAACGGCATCGGCGGCTACCCGCTCGGCGCCCTGGAGCAGACGCTGGTATTGATGTCCGGCGGCTTTGACTCGACGGTTGCGGCCTACCAGATCATTCGTCGCGGCCTGATGACGCACTTCTGCTTCTTCAATCTGGGCGGTCGTGCCCACGAATTGGGCGTGATGGAAGTCGCGCATTTCATCTGGAAGAAGTACGGCAGCTCGCAACGCGTGCTATTTGTCAGTGTTCCGTTCGAAGAAGTGTTGGGCGAAATTCTCGGCAAAGTCGATAACAGTCATATGGGCGTCGTATTGAAGCGTATGATGTTGCGCGCGGCCTCCAACATCGCCGACCGTCTGCACATCGAAGCGCTGGTCACCGGCGAGGCGATCTCCCAGGTGTCGAGCCAGACGCTGCCGAACCTGTCGGTGATCGACTGCGTGACCGACAAACTGGTCCTGCGTCCGCTGATCGTGGCGCACAAGCAGGACATCATCGACACGGCCAACGAGATCGGCACCGCCGATTTCGCCCGGCACATGCCGGAATACTGCGGGGTTATTTCGGTCAATCCGAAGACCGCCGCCAAACGCGGTCGCGTTGAGCACGAAGAGAAAGAATTCGACATGGCGGTCCTCGAGCGTGCGCTCGAAAACGCCAAACTGGTGCCGATCGATCGGGTGATCGACGAATTGGGCCAGGACGTACAGATTGAAGAAGTCAGCGAAGCACTGGCCGGCCAGATCGTGATCGACATCCGTCACCCGGATGCCGCCGAGGATGAGCCGCTGGAACTCGCTGGCGTAGAAGTACAGACGATGCCGTTCTACGCAGTGAACGCTCGTTTCAAGGAGCTGGATCCGACTCGCCAGTACCTGCTGTATTGCGACAAAGGCGTGATGAGTCGCCTGCATGCTCACCATTTGCTCAGTGAGGGGCATGCCAATGTGCGCGTTTATCGACCGAGCTAAGTGCCC comes from Pseudomonas sp. RU47 and encodes:
- a CDS encoding DUF4124 domain-containing protein, with protein sequence MIRACLFVVLALMTLLASAEVFTYTDAQGNRVYTDQPRGNAKRVPIATSNRMSANPSAAAPISTAKKSPEQPPFHYDMLRILVPEPDATIRSSAGEIIVSVTSEPGLQKGHRYRLLLDGQATGEPGLSPVFPLNNIDRGSHNLSVEILDAQGRTVERTANQPFHMQRISLAQKRQIKPCVAEDYGVRPECPLKDKPPEPKNPFLRFF
- a CDS encoding DUF4124 domain-containing protein, whose product is MGRTFLYILLLIALPAAAQIYKYTDANGNTVYSDHSPDGVQAQPVELPPLNRVEPQAPSASPAPETANREPARNAYDILELAGLPTEEALRANNGTFTVQVLIKPRLQPPHQLRLVLDDEPYGQPSNVPILQLVNVDRGEHRLAVQVIDGQTIIQQSPPVPLSVQRVHKP
- the glnA gene encoding type I glutamate--ammonia ligase, whose product is MSKTVQLIKDHDVKWIDLRFTDTKGTQHHVTMPARDALDEDFFEVGKMFDGSSIAGWKGIEASDMILMPVDETAVLDPFTEDATLILVCDIIEPSSMQGYDRDPRAIAKRAEEHLKATGIGDTVFAGPEPEFFIFDSVKFKSDISGSMFKIYSEQGSWMSDQDIEGGNKGHRPGVKGGYFPVPPFDHDHEIRTSMCNALEEMGLTVEVHHHEVATAGQNEIGVKFNTLVKKADETQTLKYVVHNVADAYGRTATFMPKPLYGDNGSGMHVHMSIWKDGKNTFAGEGYAGLSDTALYFIGGIIKHGKALNGFTNPATNSYKRLVPGFEAPVMLAYSARNRSASIRIPYVSSPKARRIEARFPDPAANPYLAFAALLMAGLDGIQNKIHPGDAADKNLYDLPPEEAKEIPQVCGSLKEALEELDKGRAFLTKGGVFSDDFIDAYIALKSEEEIKVRTFVHPLEYELYYSC
- the thiI gene encoding tRNA uracil 4-sulfurtransferase ThiI — translated: MKLIVKVFPEITIKSRPVRTKFIRQLAKNIRTVLRDLDPAVVVNGVWDNLELETRVTDPKALKEMGERLTCMPGIAHFLQIDEYPLGDFDDITEKCKQHYGDALAGKIFSVRCKRAGKHTFSSMDVEKYVGSKLRRECGAAGIDLKAPEIEVRIEVRDKRLFVIHSQHNGIGGYPLGALEQTLVLMSGGFDSTVAAYQIIRRGLMTHFCFFNLGGRAHELGVMEVAHFIWKKYGSSQRVLFVSVPFEEVLGEILGKVDNSHMGVVLKRMMLRAASNIADRLHIEALVTGEAISQVSSQTLPNLSVIDCVTDKLVLRPLIVAHKQDIIDTANEIGTADFARHMPEYCGVISVNPKTAAKRGRVEHEEKEFDMAVLERALENAKLVPIDRVIDELGQDVQIEEVSEALAGQIVIDIRHPDAAEDEPLELAGVEVQTMPFYAVNARFKELDPTRQYLLYCDKGVMSRLHAHHLLSEGHANVRVYRPS